One genomic region from Pecten maximus chromosome 5, xPecMax1.1, whole genome shotgun sequence encodes:
- the LOC117327802 gene encoding uncharacterized protein LOC117327802 isoform X1 → MFTAHKTGSALLTARVGPVPLVTVTSDTRDGQAACRCYILIRDLVRAVQLVVHSTVLFRLTQKIFGLITKKKESISLIKRQSTVRKNRLCATATDSEIAAIAKDWFRFACDRDGGRKRREEQKRAQQAATATINAVLSDNSEQD, encoded by the exons ATGTTTACTGCCCACAAAACTGGGTCAGCGCTTCTCACAGCAAGGGTCGGACCAGTTCCCTTGGTAACCGTGACATCTGATACTAGGGATGGTCAAGCTGCCTGCAGATGTTACATTCTTATCAGGGACCTTGTCCGAGCTGTTCAACTAGTTGTACACAGTACAGTGCTATTTCGACTTACACAGAAGATATTTGGATTAATCACGAAGAAGAAAGAGAGCATTTCTTTGATCAAAAGACAAT CTACAGTAAGGAAGAACCGCCTGTGTGCGACAGCAACAGATTCGGAAATTGCAGCAATTGCAAAAGATTGGTTCAGATTTGCTTGTGATCGCGATGGTGGCAGGAAAAGGAGAGAGGAACAAAAAAGGGCACAACAGGCAGCTACTGCAACTATCAATGCTGTGCTTAGTGACAATTCCGAACAGGACTGA
- the LOC117327802 gene encoding uncharacterized protein LOC117327802 isoform X2 has protein sequence MFTAHKTGSALLTARVGPVPLVTVTSDTRDGQAACRCYILIRDLVRAVQLVVHSTVLFRLTQKIFGLITKKKESISLIKRQLRKNRLCATATDSEIAAIAKDWFRFACDRDGGRKRREEQKRAQQAATATINAVLSDNSEQD, from the exons ATGTTTACTGCCCACAAAACTGGGTCAGCGCTTCTCACAGCAAGGGTCGGACCAGTTCCCTTGGTAACCGTGACATCTGATACTAGGGATGGTCAAGCTGCCTGCAGATGTTACATTCTTATCAGGGACCTTGTCCGAGCTGTTCAACTAGTTGTACACAGTACAGTGCTATTTCGACTTACACAGAAGATATTTGGATTAATCACGAAGAAGAAAGAGAGCATTTCTTTGATCAAAAGACAAT TAAGGAAGAACCGCCTGTGTGCGACAGCAACAGATTCGGAAATTGCAGCAATTGCAAAAGATTGGTTCAGATTTGCTTGTGATCGCGATGGTGGCAGGAAAAGGAGAGAGGAACAAAAAAGGGCACAACAGGCAGCTACTGCAACTATCAATGCTGTGCTTAGTGACAATTCCGAACAGGACTGA